The sequence CCTGCCCGAAAATTTCGACCCGAAGGGCGATCTGTACCAGTACCGCTCGCCTATCGTATCTCTCACGTCCGTGCCTGCATTCGTCGAAGAGAGCCGTTCGCTCTACCTCTCCCGCCGTCCTTCGCAGCCTGTCACCACGGCTTCCGGTGCGTTGGTGGAGGGCGGAACGGTGCTCTCTGTCACCAGCCCGGCGAAGAACGCTACCGTCCGGTCCGCGACGGTCGAAGTCAAAGGTTTGGTGGGGGACAAAGTGGCCGCTGTGCGCGTGAATGGCTATCAGGCTCTGCTCGCCGCGGATCACACATTCTCTCTGGAGCTGTCGCTGCCCGATCAAGACCGGGTGACCGTCACCGTCGAGGCGCTCGATCCGCAGGGAGTGGTGCTCGAAACGGCCGTGCGCGAACTCACGCGCGACCTCAAACCTCCGTCTCCTCCGCTCGTCTCGAGTCCGGCAGGAGGCGGCCAGACGTACCGCACGCAGCGCTCTGAGCTCGAGATTCGCGGGTCGGCTCCCGCAGGAACGTTCGGCATCATCGTGAACGACTACCGTCTGCAGCTCTTCAAGCCGGGTGATACGACCTGGACGTACCTGGCGAGCACGCAGCTCAGTAATTTCAAGGAAGGGGAGAACATCTTCACGGTGATGTCTATCAATGAAGCCGGCATCAAAAGCGAGCCCGTGCTCCTCACCATCGTGCTCGGGGGCGAGGGAGAAGGGGTGATCAATGCGGGCAGTGCATCCAGCGGCGCCTCCGCCGAAGTGACATCAGAGGAAGACCTGCCGAAGAATGCTCCGCTCAACCCCGGATCATTGAACGTCACCGGGCCTCAGCCCGGAACGCAGTTCACCTCGACGGGCAGCGCCTTCCTTCTGGAGGGAACCGTATCCACCGATGCGACGAGTGTGTGGGTGAACGGGTACAAGCTCCGGCTCTTCACTCCCGGCAAGACCTTCTGGAACTACATTGCCGATCCTGCGCTCGGCACGCTCAAGAGAGGCGTGAATACCTACCGCATCACCTCGCGCAATGAGAAAGGCGAGATCATCGATACGACCACGTACACGGTGACGTACTGACATTCATGAGAGACAAACCTTCAGCCTTCGCCAAGGCTACGGCCGACAAGCCGGTTTTTCTCTCATGAGCTCTCTTTTCCAGCCTTCGCGCAGCGGAGGCTGCCCACCGTAGCCTTGGCGGAGGTGGGCCTCTCAACACTAGTATTGGCTGCGCTACGGCCGGCAAGCCCTTCAGCCGTGGGCCCCGGCGAAGCCACCCACGGCTTCGCGACAGATTATTTATGACTCATGAAGTAGGATCCTCCCAAGCATATGTTCTGATTTTAATCCAAATGCACGGCCCTTACTGCATCTTTCCCCGGAAGGCGAACTCCTTCTGCGGTTTTCTTTCGCGCGGGGCATGTTCGCGTTCC is a genomic window of Candidatus Peribacter riflensis containing:
- a CDS encoding FecR protein translates to MLYYRHRRSHFAVAETSSLRRFLRPAIGAILALVILYFAGSWLLERIGIGNNARQTAVLLSVERAGSVQVSLDGKEFANAQDDMKLYAADRVRTTNSRAALTFFDGSVLRLKEQTDITIVQSDLKTEDSLLTVQLGAGELWVSTLELPVHTGSILRTIQAGDFTYEIPRATDAVIGPRSATVYSAAGLGIKIQIPKAVIPVIVGEGQQFALPENFDPKGDLYQYRSPIVSLTSVPAFVEESRSLYLSRRPSQPVTTASGALVEGGTVLSVTSPAKNATVRSATVEVKGLVGDKVAAVRVNGYQALLAADHTFSLELSLPDQDRVTVTVEALDPQGVVLETAVRELTRDLKPPSPPLVSSPAGGGQTYRTQRSELEIRGSAPAGTFGIIVNDYRLQLFKPGDTTWTYLASTQLSNFKEGENIFTVMSINEAGIKSEPVLLTIVLGGEGEGVINAGSASSGASAEVTSEEDLPKNAPLNPGSLNVTGPQPGTQFTSTGSAFLLEGTVSTDATSVWVNGYKLRLFTPGKTFWNYIADPALGTLKRGVNTYRITSRNEKGEIIDTTTYTVTY